The nucleotide sequence TGGATAACGAGCTTTCATCAGCTCTTCGGTCTCCCACGTATGattcgatcctaaactatgcttccactcaacaagcaccatatggatctcctTCTTTCTTAGCTTTGTTACCTTTCTATCAACAATCTTAACTGGTTCTTCAACTAAATTTTGATTCAACTCAACCCTCAAATCGCATAACTGAACCAGTTGAGCCTCATCATCAaccttacacttcctaaggtaacacacattgaatgtgttATGAATCCCTGCAAGTCCAGTTGGAAGCTCTAACTCAACAGTCTGGTCGTTAACCTTTTGAAtaatcttgaacggcccaataTACCTC is from Rutidosis leptorrhynchoides isolate AG116_Rl617_1_P2 chromosome 10, CSIRO_AGI_Rlap_v1, whole genome shotgun sequence and encodes:
- the LOC139870515 gene encoding uncharacterized protein, with amino-acid sequence MYADPRRHPVNLEVNDQTVELELPTGLAGIHNTFNVCYLRKCKVDDEAQLVQLCDLRVELNQNLVEEPVKIVDRKVTKLRKKEIHMVLVEWKHSLGSNHTWETEELMKARYPHLFDQD